From Tamandua tetradactyla isolate mTamTet1 chromosome 26, mTamTet1.pri, whole genome shotgun sequence, a single genomic window includes:
- the LOC143669762 gene encoding disintegrin and metalloproteinase domain-containing protein 20-like, with protein MAGGEVLLQVRFTLLLLWLEVFLVLTGWSKDEPSQHHSPPEVVIPLRIIGRGKHLRASGWLSYSLHFGGRRHIVHMKVKKLFLARNLPVFTYTDQGALLEDHPYVQNDCYYHGYVEGDPESLVVLSTCFGGFQGMLQINDIIYEIKPKMFSATFEHLVYKMDSDDTQFPPMRCGLTEEEIMRQFKFQESDNHTLKQSSYEGWWTHLLIVEMAIVVDYNRYQTLDSNETKVQEEVFIVLHLVGTMYVPLEVEIVLTGIEIWSSGNLLLHDDIQTLLTEFCIWKNNGVNFRIPHDVVHLIADKPFGIHLGLAYVETVCEKHFNCAVVSFRGFGLSDFAFIMAHELGHNMGMLHDTTYCTCGKSTCIMFPEKSASNTFSNCSYAEFWDGVSKRPCLRNKANQEQLVIKRRCGNNVVEEREDCDCGTVKSCKNDPCCQPNCKLTSGARCAFGGCCQNCKIMPSGDMCRAEVSQCDLPEWCDGASAQCPEDVYVQDGTPCLSDGYCFKKSCTSHDEQCRMIFGKGAKSANQSCYEKINIRGDRFGHCGMIEYNEYKYVKCNVFDILCGRIQCVNVTEIPQLEQHSTVHSIDFHGVTCWGTDYHFGMTIPDIGEVKDGTKCGPKNICIHRKCVSMPPLDSVCSRQTCNEMGVCNNKKHCHCDYGWAPPRCILSGFGGSVDSGPAPDRNATKEKEQSHRPFLMLLLIPLLALLLLLLILFCKRRKKQKEEEDVSEG; from the coding sequence ATGGCTGGGGGTGAGGTCCTGCTGCAGGTGAGGTTCACTCTCCTGCTGCTCTGGCTGGAGGTGTTCCTGGTCCTCACTGGATGGTCCAAGGATGAGCCCTCCCAGCACCACAGCCCCCCAGAAGTGGTGATTCCCTTGAGGATAATTGGAAGAGGGAAGCACCTAAGGGCTTCAGGCTGGCTCTCCTACAGCCTGCACTTTGGGGGCCGGAGACACATTGTCCACATGAAGGTCAAGAAGCTTTTTCTGGCCAGGAACCTCCCAGTGTTCACCTACACAGACCAGGGTGCCCTCCTTGAGGACCATCCCTATGTTCAGAATGACTGTTACTACCATGGTTATGTGGAGGGGGACCCCGAATCGCTTGTTGTCCTCAGTACCTGTTTTGGGGGCTTTCAAGGAATGCTGCAGATAAATGATATCATTTATGAAATCAAACCCAAAATGTTTTCTGCCACATTTGAGCATTTGGTGTATAAGATGGACAGTGATGACACACAGTTCCCGCCCATGAGATGTGGAttgacagaagaggaaataatgcGACAATTCAAGTTTCAGGAGAGTGATAACCACACTTTGAAGCAAAGCTCATATGAAGGATGGTGGACCCACCTGTTGATTGTTGAAATGGCAATAGTGGTAGACTATAATCGATACCAAACTCTCGACAGTAATGAGACAAAAGTGCAGGAGGAAGTTTTCATTGTTCTCCATTTGGTTGGCACCATGTATGTACCACTGGAAGTTGAAATAGTTTTAACTGGTATTGAGATCTGGAGTTCAGGAAACCTCCTTCTACATGATGATATACAGACACTTTTGACTGAATTTTGCATATGGAAGAATAATGGAGTTAATTTCCGTATTCCTCATGATGTTGTACATCTTATTGCAGATAAGCCATTCGGTATCCATCTTGGCTTGGCCTATGTTGAAACAGTATGTGAGAAACATTTTAACTGTGCAGTTGTTAGTTTCAGAGGCTTTGGTCTGTCTGATTTTGCATTCATTATGGCACATGAACTTGGTCATAATATGGGGATGCTTCATGATACTACGTACTGTACATGTGGAAAAAGTACATGCATAATGTTCCCAGAAAAATCAGCATCAAATACATTCAGCAATTGCAGTTATGCTGAATTTTGGGATGGTGTTTCCAAAAGACCATGTTTGCGCAACAAAGCAAATCAAGAGCAACTAGTTATAAAAAGGAGATGTGGGAATAATGTCGTTGAAGAAAGAGAGGATTGTGACTGTGGAACTGTAAAATCTTGTAAAAATGATCCCTGCTGTCAGCCGAACTGCAAACTAACTTCTGGGGCTCGTTGTGCTTTTGGGGGGTGTTGTCAAAACTGCAAGATCATGCCATCGGGTGACATGTGCAGAGCTGAGGTCAGTCAGTGCGATCTTCCAGAATGGTGTGACGGAGCCTCTGCTCAATGCCCAGAAGATGTGTATGTGCAGGATGGAACGCCATGCCTGAGTGATGGCTACTGTTTCAAAAAGAGCTGTACTAGCCACGATGAACAGTGCAGGATGATATTTGGCAAAGGAGCCAAGAGCGCAAATCAGAGTTGTTACGAAAAAATCAACATCCGTGGTGACCGTTTTGGACATTGTGGCATGATtgaatataatgaatataaatatgtaaaatgtaatGTCTTTGATATCCTGTGTGGGAGAATTCAGTGTGTGAATGTGACGGAAATACCCCAACTGGAGCAGCATTCTACTGTGCATAGCATTGACTTCCATGGTGTTACCTGCTGGGGCACTGACTATCATTTTGGGATGAccattcctgatattggtgaAGTGAAAGATGGCACAAAGTGTGGTCCAAAAAATATCTGTATCCACAGGAAATGCGTTAGCATGCCTCCTTTGGACAGCGTTTGTTCACGTCAAACTTGTAACGAAATGGGGGTgtgcaacaataaaaaacattgcCACTGTGACTATGGATGGGCACCCCCAAGATGCATACTAAGTGGCTTTGGAGGTAGTGTTGACAGTGGCCCAGCACCTGACAGAAACGCGAcaaaagagaaggaacagagcCACCGTCCCTTTCTAATGCTTTTGCTTATTCCTTTGTTAGCATTACTTTTATTGTTGTTAATTTTGTTTTGCAAGAGacgcaaaaaacaaaaagaggaagaggatgtTAGTGAGGGCTAA